In a single window of the Bradyrhizobium sp. ORS 285 genome:
- the recN gene encoding DNA repair protein RecN, with the protein MLARLSIRDIVLIERLDLEFSHGLAVLTGETGAGKSILLDAFALALGGRGDASLVRHGADQGQVTAVFEIGKDHPAARILAANGLDADGEMILRRVQYGDGRTRAFINDQSVSVQTLKAIGATLVEIHGQHDERALVDAATHRRLLDAFAGLEKEVAGVETLWAARRTAVTALDQHRAGMERAAREADYLRHASDELKKLAPKEGEETQLAARRTAMMQGEKIAGDLRDAQDAVSGNQSPIAALAAAVRRLERRAVSSPALVDPAVKAMDAAINALEEADQHLTAALAATDFDPLELERIEERLFALRAAARKYSTPVDGLAALAAKYAADVVLIDAGAEQLKKLEAAAAAADGRYATAAAKLSAARTKASEKLNRAVHAELGPLKLERAKFMTQVDSDADAPGPEGIDRVEFWVQTNPGTRPGPMMKVASGGELSRFLLALKVVLSDRGSAPTLVFDEIDTGVGGAVADAIGARLARLAHGVQVMAVTHAPQVAARADQHLLISKDALDRGKRVVTRVNTLATLHRREEIARMLAGAEVTAEARAAADRLLEAAAA; encoded by the coding sequence ATGCTGGCGCGACTGTCGATCCGTGACATCGTCCTGATCGAACGACTCGATCTCGAATTCTCCCATGGGCTTGCGGTGCTGACCGGCGAGACCGGCGCCGGCAAGTCGATCCTCCTCGATGCCTTTGCTCTGGCCCTTGGCGGCCGGGGTGACGCAAGTCTGGTGCGGCACGGCGCCGACCAGGGCCAGGTGACCGCCGTGTTCGAGATCGGCAAGGATCACCCGGCCGCGCGGATCCTGGCCGCCAACGGCCTGGATGCCGATGGCGAGATGATCCTGCGCCGCGTCCAGTATGGCGATGGCCGCACCCGCGCCTTCATCAACGACCAGTCGGTGAGCGTGCAGACCTTGAAGGCGATCGGCGCCACCCTGGTTGAGATTCATGGCCAGCACGACGAGCGTGCCCTGGTCGATGCCGCGACTCACCGCCGTCTCCTCGATGCCTTCGCTGGCCTGGAGAAAGAGGTTGCCGGCGTCGAGACGCTGTGGGCCGCCCGGCGCACCGCCGTCACGGCGCTCGACCAGCATCGCGCCGGCATGGAGCGCGCCGCCCGCGAGGCCGATTATCTGCGGCATGCCTCCGATGAATTGAAGAAGCTGGCGCCGAAGGAGGGCGAGGAGACGCAGCTTGCCGCCCGGCGCACCGCGATGATGCAGGGCGAGAAGATCGCCGGCGATCTGCGTGATGCGCAGGATGCGGTCAGCGGCAACCAGTCGCCGATTGCCGCGCTGGCTGCGGCCGTCCGTCGGTTGGAGCGGCGCGCGGTCAGCTCGCCGGCGCTGGTCGATCCGGCCGTCAAGGCAATGGATGCCGCGATCAATGCGCTGGAGGAGGCCGACCAGCATCTGACCGCGGCACTGGCGGCCACCGATTTCGATCCGTTGGAGCTCGAGCGCATCGAGGAGCGGCTGTTCGCGCTGCGCGCCGCCGCGCGCAAATATTCGACCCCGGTCGACGGCCTTGCGGCGCTGGCCGCGAAATACGCCGCCGATGTCGTGCTGATCGATGCGGGCGCCGAGCAGTTGAAGAAGCTCGAAGCCGCGGCAGCGGCAGCCGACGGCCGTTATGCCACGGCGGCGGCCAAGCTGTCGGCGGCGCGCACCAAGGCGTCCGAGAAGCTGAACCGCGCGGTTCATGCCGAACTTGGGCCGCTGAAGCTCGAGCGGGCCAAGTTCATGACCCAGGTCGATAGCGACGCCGATGCGCCGGGTCCGGAAGGCATCGACCGGGTCGAGTTCTGGGTGCAGACCAACCCGGGAACACGGCCGGGGCCGATGATGAAGGTGGCCTCCGGCGGCGAGCTGTCGCGGTTCCTGTTGGCGCTCAAGGTGGTGCTGTCCGACCGCGGCTCCGCGCCGACCCTGGTGTTCGACGAGATCGACACCGGCGTGGGTGGCGCGGTGGCGGATGCCATCGGCGCCCGGCTGGCGCGGCTCGCGCACGGGGTTCAGGTGATGGCCGTGACCCATGCCCCGCAGGTCGCCGCGCGAGCGGACCAGCATCTCCTGATCTCCAAGGATGCGCTCGACCGTGGCAAGCGCGTCGTCACCCGCGTCAACACGCTGGCCACCCTGCACCGCCGCGAGGAGATCGCCCGCATGCTGGCTGGCGCCGAGGTCACCGCCGAGGCGCGCGCCGCCGCCGACCGCCTGCTGGAGGCTGCCGCGGCATAA
- a CDS encoding outer membrane protein assembly factor BamD, which produces MSNQRLTREFPHPVSAARGVRLAASMVLLALPLAGCGTGGLWDKFLAKDDTFVDEPADKLYNEGLFLMNEKKDVKAATKKFEEVDRQHPYSDWARKSLLMSAYASYQAGDYDGCIGAATRYVTLHPGSPDAAYAQYLIAASHYDQIPDISRDQGRTEKAIAALEEVVRKYPTSEYATSAKAKMEGARDQLAGKEMDVGRYYMQKRDYTAAINRFKTVVTQYQTTRHVEEALYRLTEAYMTIGIVGEAQTAAAVLGHNFPDSKWYKDAYNLVKSGGVEPEENKGSYISRAFKKLGLG; this is translated from the coding sequence ATGTCGAACCAGCGTCTCACGCGCGAATTCCCCCATCCCGTCTCGGCCGCTCGCGGCGTTCGACTTGCAGCGTCGATGGTCCTGCTCGCGCTGCCTCTTGCGGGCTGCGGCACCGGCGGTCTCTGGGACAAGTTCCTGGCCAAGGACGACACCTTCGTCGATGAGCCGGCAGACAAGCTCTACAATGAGGGCTTGTTCCTGATGAACGAGAAGAAGGATGTGAAGGCGGCGACCAAGAAGTTCGAGGAGGTCGATCGCCAGCATCCTTATTCCGACTGGGCCCGCAAATCGCTGCTGATGTCGGCCTACGCCTCGTATCAGGCGGGCGACTATGACGGCTGCATCGGCGCCGCCACGCGCTACGTGACGCTGCATCCCGGCAGCCCGGACGCCGCCTACGCGCAATACCTGATCGCCGCTTCGCATTACGACCAGATCCCGGACATCAGCCGCGACCAGGGCCGCACCGAGAAGGCGATCGCGGCGCTCGAAGAGGTCGTGCGCAAATATCCGACGTCGGAATACGCGACCAGCGCCAAGGCCAAGATGGAGGGCGCCCGCGATCAGCTCGCCGGCAAGGAGATGGACGTCGGCCGCTACTACATGCAGAAGCGCGACTACACCGCGGCCATCAATCGCTTTAAGACGGTGGTGACGCAGTACCAGACCACTCGCCACGTCGAGGAAGCGCTGTACCGCCTGACCGAGGCCTACATGACGATTGGCATCGTCGGCGAGGCGCAGACGGCGGCCGCAGTGCTCGGCCACAACTTCCCGGACAGCAAGTGGTACAAGGACGCCTATAATCTCGTGAAGTCCGGTGGGGTCGAGCCGGAGGAGAACAAGGGCTCCTACATCTCGCGCGCCTTCAAGAAGCTGGGGCTCGGCTGA
- the ligA gene encoding NAD-dependent DNA ligase LigA yields MAKTAKSTAKPKQPIDVADLTKAQAKVEWKRLALELETHDRLYYQDDAPKISDAAYDELRRRFNAIETRFPELVSTESPSQKVGAAPSGRFKKVRHAVPMLSLDNAFAEEDVRDFVGRIARFLKLGDDDRVDFSAEPKIDGLSMSLRYEDGELVTAATRGDGAEGEDVTANIRTLKDVPQRLHGRNLPDICEIRGEVYMTKQAFLALNERQKEAGDTIFANPRNSAAGSLRQKDPTITASRPLGFFAYAWGEMSAMPAETQSGMIKWFEHCGFTTNPLTRLCHSVEELIAFHRSIEEQRAELDYDIDGVVYKVDRIDWQERLGFVSRTPRWGIAHKFPAERAMTVLKDIEIQVGRTGSFTPVGKLEPVGVGGVIVQNVTLHNEDYIKGIGNKGEVLREGRDIRIGDTVVIQRAGDVIPQVVDVLIDKRPADAEEFHFPKKCPCSLHTDVVREETAAGEEGSRARCTGEFACPYQKIEHLKLFASRRAFDIDGLGEKQIQFFFDEGWVKEPSDIFTLQKRNAKLKLEEVEGYGETSVRNLFNAIDARREIALERFIYALGMRHVGETTALALARGYGSWDAFHDACLKVAAEDEEAIAEMDALDQIGDTVIKSVAAYFREDHNRGIVERLTQEVKILDAEKPKRNSPIATKTVVFTGTLEKMTRDEAKATAERLGAKVSGSVSKKTDYVVAGPGAGSKLKDAEKHGVKVLTEDEWLQLIGE; encoded by the coding sequence ATGGCCAAGACAGCAAAATCGACAGCGAAACCCAAGCAGCCCATCGACGTTGCCGACCTCACCAAGGCGCAGGCCAAGGTCGAATGGAAGCGGCTGGCGCTCGAACTCGAAACCCACGACAGGCTCTACTACCAGGATGACGCGCCGAAGATTTCGGACGCGGCGTATGATGAGCTGCGTCGCCGCTTCAACGCCATCGAGACGCGCTTTCCCGAGCTGGTCAGCACGGAATCACCATCGCAGAAGGTGGGAGCCGCTCCGTCCGGCCGTTTCAAGAAGGTCCGGCACGCCGTCCCGATGCTGTCGCTCGACAACGCCTTCGCCGAGGAGGACGTGCGCGACTTCGTCGGCCGCATCGCGCGTTTTCTGAAGCTCGGTGATGACGACCGCGTCGATTTCTCCGCCGAGCCGAAGATCGACGGGCTCTCGATGTCGCTGCGTTATGAGGACGGCGAGCTGGTCACCGCGGCCACCCGCGGCGACGGCGCCGAGGGCGAGGATGTCACCGCCAACATCCGCACCCTCAAGGACGTGCCGCAGAGGCTGCACGGCCGCAACCTCCCGGACATTTGCGAGATCCGCGGCGAGGTCTACATGACCAAGCAGGCGTTCCTCGCGCTGAACGAACGCCAGAAGGAAGCCGGCGACACCATCTTCGCCAATCCCCGCAACTCCGCCGCCGGCTCGCTACGCCAAAAGGATCCGACCATCACGGCGTCACGGCCGCTCGGCTTCTTTGCTTACGCATGGGGCGAGATGAGCGCAATGCCGGCGGAGACGCAGAGCGGCATGATCAAATGGTTCGAGCATTGCGGCTTCACCACGAATCCGCTGACCAGGCTCTGTCACTCCGTCGAGGAGCTGATCGCGTTTCATCGCTCCATCGAGGAGCAGCGGGCCGAGCTCGACTACGACATCGACGGCGTCGTCTACAAGGTCGACCGCATCGACTGGCAGGAGCGGCTTGGCTTCGTGTCACGGACGCCGCGCTGGGGCATCGCCCACAAATTCCCGGCCGAGCGCGCCATGACCGTGCTCAAGGATATCGAGATCCAGGTCGGCCGCACCGGCTCGTTCACCCCGGTCGGCAAGCTGGAGCCGGTCGGCGTCGGCGGCGTCATCGTGCAGAACGTGACGCTGCACAACGAGGACTACATCAAGGGCATCGGCAACAAGGGCGAGGTGCTGCGCGAGGGCCGCGACATCCGGATCGGCGACACCGTTGTGATCCAGCGCGCCGGCGACGTGATCCCGCAAGTGGTCGACGTCCTCATCGACAAGCGCCCGGCCGATGCCGAGGAATTTCACTTCCCCAAGAAGTGCCCATGTTCGCTGCACACCGACGTGGTGCGCGAGGAGACCGCCGCCGGGGAAGAAGGCTCGCGCGCGCGCTGCACCGGCGAGTTCGCCTGTCCCTATCAGAAGATCGAGCACCTCAAGCTGTTTGCCTCGCGCCGCGCTTTCGACATCGACGGACTCGGTGAGAAGCAGATCCAGTTCTTCTTCGATGAAGGCTGGGTCAAGGAGCCCTCGGACATCTTCACCTTGCAGAAGCGCAACGCCAAGCTGAAGCTGGAGGAGGTCGAGGGCTATGGCGAGACCTCGGTGCGCAACCTGTTCAACGCCATCGACGCGCGCCGTGAGATCGCGCTGGAACGCTTCATCTATGCGCTCGGCATGCGCCATGTCGGGGAAACCACCGCGTTGGCGCTGGCGCGCGGCTACGGCTCCTGGGACGCGTTCCACGACGCCTGCCTCAAGGTCGCCGCTGAGGATGAGGAGGCAATCGCCGAGATGGATGCGCTCGACCAGATCGGCGACACCGTGATCAAGAGCGTCGCCGCGTACTTCCGCGAGGACCACAATCGCGGCATCGTCGAGCGGCTGACCCAAGAGGTGAAGATCCTCGATGCCGAGAAGCCCAAGCGCAACTCGCCGATTGCGACCAAGACGGTCGTCTTCACCGGCACACTGGAGAAGATGACCCGCGACGAGGCCAAGGCCACGGCCGAGCGGCTCGGCGCGAAGGTGTCGGGCTCCGTGTCGAAGAAGACCGACTACGTCGTCGCCGGTCCCGGGGCCGGATCGAAGCTGAAGGATGCCGAGAAGCACGGCGTCAAGGTGCTGACCGAGGACGAGTGGCTGCAGCTGATCGGGGAGTAG
- the lpxC gene encoding UDP-3-O-acyl-N-acetylglucosamine deacetylase, which translates to MKFSRQTTLRSQATVTGVGVHSGAPVSLTIGPAPIDTGIVFLRTGLDGADREVQAAFGSVIATELATVLGDRNGPLVSTAEHILAALRGMGVDNALVEVDGPEVPIMDGSAAPFVAAIDQAGIINQSAPRRYIQVLKPVQVTMGASMGELRPNSSGFRVEVEVDFANSVIGRQAYHFELNPERFRREIARARTFGFMSDVSRLWNAGFALGSSFDNTLVFDEERLLNPEGLRYADECARHKVLDAIGDLALAGLPMLGTYRSVRGGHKLNHAVLTALMADRSAWRLVEGETVRRPRVAAEVVGGMVGGMIAPAFGPDVS; encoded by the coding sequence ATGAAATTCAGCCGGCAAACAACGCTTCGTTCGCAAGCCACCGTCACGGGTGTAGGCGTCCATTCGGGTGCGCCGGTCAGCCTGACGATCGGCCCGGCGCCGATCGACACCGGTATCGTCTTCCTTCGCACCGGCCTCGATGGCGCCGACCGTGAGGTCCAGGCCGCCTTCGGATCGGTGATCGCCACCGAGCTCGCAACGGTGCTGGGTGACCGCAACGGCCCGCTGGTCTCCACCGCGGAGCACATCCTGGCCGCGCTGCGCGGCATGGGCGTCGACAACGCCCTGGTCGAGGTCGATGGCCCGGAAGTGCCGATCATGGACGGCAGCGCCGCTCCGTTCGTTGCCGCGATCGACCAGGCCGGCATCATCAACCAGTCCGCTCCCCGCCGTTACATTCAGGTGCTGAAGCCGGTTCAGGTGACGATGGGCGCCTCGATGGGCGAGCTGCGTCCGAACAGCTCGGGCTTCCGCGTCGAGGTCGAGGTCGACTTCGCCAACTCGGTCATCGGCCGTCAGGCCTATCATTTCGAGCTCAATCCGGAACGCTTCCGCCGCGAGATCGCGCGCGCCCGCACCTTCGGCTTCATGAGCGATGTCTCCCGTCTCTGGAATGCCGGTTTCGCACTGGGGTCGTCGTTCGACAACACGCTGGTGTTCGACGAGGAGCGTCTGCTCAATCCGGAAGGTCTCCGCTACGCCGACGAATGCGCCCGCCACAAGGTGCTGGACGCGATCGGCGATCTGGCGCTGGCCGGCCTGCCGATGCTCGGCACCTACCGCTCTGTCCGTGGCGGTCACAAGCTCAACCACGCCGTCCTGACCGCGCTGATGGCCGACCGTAGCGCTTGGCGGCTGGTCGAAGGCGAGACGGTGCGCCGTCCCCGCGTGGCGGCCGAGGTCGTTGGCGGCATGGTCGGTGGCATGATCGCCCCGGCCTTCGGCCCGGACGTGTCCTGA
- a CDS encoding aminopeptidase P family protein: protein MFEALFQTFEEPETGVALTARLAALREELARRKLTGFIVPRADQQQNEYVPPSDERLAWLTGFTGSAGLAIVLPQQAAIFVDGRYTLQAGKQVDGKAWAVESLIEPPPETWLTAHLQNGDRIGFDPWLHTTAAAERFAAACAKAGAELVPVETNPIDSIWTERPLPPLGVVSIHGAKLSGEVEAEKLGRIRQEIERLGVEALVLSDSHNVAWTFNIRGADVSHTPLPLSYALVPKSGRPTIFIDSRKLSNLTRDHLEQSADVAEPDALTTRLTELAQSGAAIALDSATAADALTRLIQGAGGKPVRGADPVSLLKAAKNGVEIEGTRRAHRRDAVALARFLAYIDREAPKGSLTEIDAVEALESFRRDTGALKDVSFPTISGTGPNGAIVHYRVTRKSNRRIMPGDLLLIDSGAQYQDGTTDVTRTIAVGTPTDEMRDRFTRVLRGHLAIARALFPDGTTGAQLDTLARQFLWQAGIDFEHGTGHGVGSYLSVHEGPARISKLGTTPLKRGMILSNEPGYYKTDAFGIRIENLELVVAKEINGAEKPMNGFEALTLAPIDRRLIDVNMLSAEERAWLDAYHARVRDAVRAALDEPDQLWLDQATAPL from the coding sequence ATGTTCGAAGCCCTGTTCCAGACGTTCGAAGAACCCGAAACCGGCGTCGCGCTGACGGCAAGGCTCGCCGCGCTCCGCGAGGAACTGGCCCGGCGCAAGCTCACAGGCTTCATCGTGCCGCGCGCGGACCAGCAGCAGAACGAATATGTGCCGCCCTCGGACGAGCGGCTGGCGTGGCTGACCGGCTTCACCGGCTCGGCCGGCCTTGCGATCGTGCTGCCGCAGCAGGCCGCGATCTTCGTCGACGGCCGCTACACATTGCAGGCCGGAAAGCAGGTCGACGGCAAGGCCTGGGCGGTGGAGTCGCTGATCGAGCCGCCGCCGGAGACCTGGTTGACCGCCCATCTGCAGAACGGCGACCGCATCGGTTTCGATCCCTGGCTGCATACCACGGCTGCGGCCGAGCGCTTTGCGGCGGCCTGCGCCAAGGCCGGCGCCGAGCTGGTCCCGGTCGAGACCAATCCGATCGACAGCATCTGGACAGAGCGCCCGCTGCCGCCGCTCGGTGTGGTCTCCATCCATGGCGCGAAATTGTCCGGCGAGGTCGAGGCCGAGAAGCTCGGGCGCATCCGGCAAGAAATCGAGCGGCTCGGGGTCGAGGCGCTGGTGCTGTCCGACTCGCATAATGTGGCCTGGACCTTCAACATCCGCGGCGCGGACGTGTCGCACACGCCGCTGCCGCTGTCCTATGCGCTGGTGCCGAAGAGCGGACGGCCGACGATCTTCATCGACAGCCGCAAGCTCTCGAACCTCACGCGCGATCATCTCGAGCAGAGCGCCGACGTGGCCGAGCCCGATGCGCTGACGACGCGGCTGACGGAGCTCGCGCAATCGGGTGCGGCGATCGCGCTCGACAGCGCGACGGCCGCGGATGCGCTGACACGGCTGATCCAGGGCGCCGGCGGCAAGCCGGTGCGCGGCGCCGATCCGGTCAGCCTGCTGAAGGCGGCGAAGAACGGGGTCGAGATCGAAGGCACGCGGCGTGCGCACCGGCGCGACGCCGTCGCGCTGGCGCGCTTTCTCGCCTACATCGATCGCGAGGCGCCCAAGGGCAGCCTGACCGAGATCGATGCTGTCGAGGCGCTGGAGAGTTTTCGGCGCGACACCGGCGCACTCAAGGACGTCTCCTTCCCGACGATCTCCGGCACGGGTCCGAATGGCGCGATCGTGCATTATCGCGTCACCCGCAAGAGCAACCGTCGCATCATGCCCGGTGATCTGCTGCTGATCGATTCCGGCGCGCAATATCAGGACGGCACCACCGACGTCACCCGCACCATCGCGGTGGGCACCCCGACCGACGAGATGCGCGATCGCTTCACCCGGGTGTTGCGCGGCCATCTGGCGATCGCCCGCGCGCTGTTTCCCGACGGCACCACCGGCGCGCAGCTCGACACCTTGGCGCGCCAGTTCCTGTGGCAGGCCGGCATCGACTTCGAGCACGGCACCGGCCATGGCGTCGGCAGCTATCTGTCGGTGCACGAAGGTCCGGCGCGGATCTCCAAGCTCGGCACCACGCCGCTCAAGCGCGGCATGATCCTGTCCAACGAGCCCGGCTACTACAAGACCGACGCCTTCGGCATCCGCATCGAGAACCTCGAGCTGGTGGTCGCCAAGGAGATCAATGGCGCGGAGAAGCCGATGAACGGCTTCGAGGCGCTGACCTTGGCGCCGATCGATCGCCGGCTGATCGATGTCAACATGCTCAGCGCCGAGGAGCGCGCCTGGCTCGACGCCTATCATGCCCGCGTCAGGGACGCCGTACGCGCCGCGCTCGATGAGCCCGACCAGCTCTGGCTGGATCAGGCGACGGCGCCGCTCTGA
- a CDS encoding multidrug effflux MFS transporter produces the protein MHGMISRPPGAIGTRAVPSRTVLVLLVVMTGLAPISLYLLVPALPLLATTFGRDASVVQMTVSFYMIGIAISQLLLGPLSDRFGRRPVMLAGLALSIVASFGCIFAETLPQLIAARFFQALGGASGMVISRAIIRDLYPRERIGAMISLVVAVMMIAQMLSPLTGGLIEIAFGWHAIFYVVAAVSIAVGVAVTLALPETRPARVEGASFRRDVVMLVRSRAFLGYMLCQVLASQIIFAFAGGGPYIVEVQMGRTSAEYGAWFATTGFAYFAGNLFCVRYAPRHSLDRLIWFGLILQLTSAALNFTWSLFGFNQMPSVLFGTQMLLMFANAFVMANSAAGAISVRPGAAGTASGAMGFLQMGLGALTSQLGAYLGGHYATTLPLTSAMLTLSLACACSMIFLVPRTPVTVTKELIEQAEEDEAGLM, from the coding sequence ATGCATGGAATGATCAGCAGACCGCCGGGCGCGATCGGAACGCGCGCGGTCCCGTCGCGCACCGTGCTGGTCCTTCTCGTCGTCATGACCGGGCTGGCGCCGATCTCGCTGTATCTGCTGGTTCCGGCGCTGCCGCTGCTCGCGACCACATTCGGGCGCGACGCCTCCGTCGTGCAGATGACGGTGTCGTTCTACATGATCGGCATCGCGATCTCGCAACTGCTGCTCGGTCCGCTGTCCGACCGTTTCGGCCGCCGCCCCGTGATGCTCGCGGGCCTCGCGCTCTCGATCGTGGCGAGCTTCGGTTGCATCTTCGCCGAGACTTTGCCGCAGCTGATTGCGGCGCGCTTCTTCCAGGCGCTCGGCGGCGCCAGTGGCATGGTGATCAGCCGCGCCATCATCCGCGATCTCTATCCGCGCGAGCGCATCGGCGCGATGATCAGCCTCGTCGTCGCCGTCATGATGATCGCGCAGATGCTGTCGCCGTTGACCGGCGGCCTGATCGAGATCGCGTTCGGCTGGCATGCCATCTTCTACGTCGTCGCAGCGGTGTCGATTGCGGTCGGAGTCGCGGTGACGCTGGCGCTGCCGGAGACCCGCCCTGCCCGCGTCGAAGGCGCGAGCTTCCGCCGCGACGTCGTCATGCTCGTCAGGAGCCGCGCCTTTCTCGGCTACATGCTGTGCCAGGTGTTGGCGTCGCAGATCATCTTCGCCTTTGCCGGCGGTGGCCCCTACATCGTCGAGGTACAGATGGGGCGTACGTCGGCGGAATATGGCGCGTGGTTCGCGACGACAGGCTTCGCCTATTTCGCCGGCAATCTGTTCTGCGTCCGCTACGCACCGCGTCATTCGCTCGACCGGCTGATCTGGTTCGGACTGATCTTGCAGCTCACGAGCGCGGCGCTGAACTTCACCTGGAGCCTGTTCGGGTTCAACCAGATGCCGTCCGTGCTGTTCGGCACGCAGATGCTGCTGATGTTCGCCAACGCCTTCGTAATGGCGAACTCCGCGGCCGGCGCGATCAGCGTCCGGCCGGGCGCTGCCGGCACCGCCTCCGGCGCGATGGGTTTTCTGCAGATGGGCCTGGGCGCGCTGACCTCGCAGCTCGGCGCCTATCTGGGCGGCCACTACGCGACGACGCTGCCGCTGACGTCGGCGATGCTGACGCTCTCGCTGGCCTGCGCCTGCAGCATGATTTTCCTCGTCCCGCGTACGCCGGTGACGGTGACGAAGGAGCTGATCGAGCAGGCAGAGGAGGATGAGGCCGGGCTGATGTGA
- the ftsZ gene encoding cell division protein FtsZ — protein sequence MALTITPPDIHELKPRITVFGVGGAGGNAVNNMITAGLQGVDFVVANTDAQALTMSKAQRIIQMGTQVTQGLGAGSQPDVGAAAAQEVIDEIRDHLSGANMVFVTAGMGGGTGTGAAPVIAKTAREMNILTVGVVTKPFHFEGARRMRTAESGISELHKVVDTLLIIPNQNLFRVANEKTTFADAFAMADQVLYSGVACITDLMVKEGLINLDFADVRAVMREMGKAMMGTGEASGEKRALTAAEAAIANPLIDDSSMKGARGLLISITGGKDLTLFEVDEAATRIREEVDQDANIIVGATFDESLDGLIRVSVVATGIEQAQFNRGVTTTAQPAAAVAPIAAAPTAHAGLPESRLADLTARLRADNQRLAERAAKLEQQASQAPAVAQPAPAPVAPAPRPAPNLERDTLAAVAAAMANEPAPAPAPVPTAASYGDVTVRPIAQKPSLFPEPEAQRAAPVEPAAPPETFIPQAAERVPTRAPRMPKFEDLPMPAQAEIRQARGDEGEEHPQKTRMSLLQRLANVGLGRRDEESEPPMSGRSAAPAMPQMPPLPERKPQRNVAQQVASHESPVSEYARRPAPQGLDVHGRPAPVAPAPQGDDHLDIPAFLRRQAT from the coding sequence ATGGCACTCACTATTACCCCTCCTGATATCCACGAGCTGAAGCCCCGGATCACGGTGTTCGGCGTCGGCGGCGCGGGCGGCAACGCCGTGAACAACATGATCACGGCCGGCCTGCAGGGTGTCGACTTCGTCGTCGCCAACACCGACGCGCAGGCGCTGACCATGTCCAAGGCGCAGCGCATCATCCAGATGGGCACCCAGGTGACGCAGGGCCTCGGCGCCGGTTCGCAGCCGGATGTCGGCGCTGCCGCTGCGCAGGAGGTGATCGACGAGATCCGCGATCATCTCTCCGGCGCCAACATGGTGTTCGTGACCGCCGGCATGGGCGGCGGCACCGGTACCGGTGCTGCTCCGGTCATCGCCAAGACCGCGCGCGAGATGAACATCCTGACGGTGGGTGTCGTCACCAAGCCGTTCCACTTTGAGGGTGCGCGCCGCATGCGCACTGCGGAGTCCGGCATCTCCGAACTGCACAAGGTGGTCGACACCTTGCTGATCATCCCGAACCAGAATCTGTTCCGGGTCGCGAACGAGAAGACCACCTTCGCCGACGCCTTCGCGATGGCCGACCAGGTGCTGTATTCGGGCGTCGCCTGCATCACCGACCTGATGGTCAAGGAAGGTCTGATCAACCTCGACTTCGCCGACGTCCGCGCCGTCATGCGCGAGATGGGCAAGGCGATGATGGGCACCGGCGAGGCCTCGGGCGAGAAGCGTGCGCTGACCGCGGCGGAAGCTGCGATCGCCAACCCGCTGATCGACGATTCTTCGATGAAGGGCGCCCGCGGCCTCTTGATCTCGATCACCGGCGGCAAGGACCTCACGCTGTTCGAGGTCGACGAAGCTGCGACCCGCATCCGCGAGGAGGTCGACCAGGACGCCAACATCATCGTCGGCGCCACTTTCGACGAATCGCTCGATGGCCTGATCCGCGTCTCCGTCGTTGCCACCGGCATCGAGCAGGCGCAGTTCAACCGTGGCGTCACGACGACTGCACAGCCGGCGGCGGCTGTCGCTCCGATTGCCGCCGCCCCGACCGCTCACGCGGGTCTTCCTGAAAGCCGTCTCGCCGACCTGACCGCGCGCTTGCGCGCCGACAATCAGCGGCTGGCGGAACGCGCTGCCAAGCTCGAGCAGCAGGCGTCGCAGGCTCCGGCCGTCGCGCAACCGGCGCCCGCGCCGGTGGCTCCGGCGCCGCGTCCGGCTCCGAATCTCGAGCGCGACACCCTGGCCGCCGTGGCTGCCGCCATGGCGAACGAGCCTGCACCGGCTCCCGCTCCGGTGCCGACCGCGGCGTCCTATGGCGATGTGACCGTGCGTCCGATCGCCCAGAAGCCGTCGCTGTTCCCCGAGCCGGAAGCCCAGCGCGCCGCGCCGGTCGAGCCGGCTGCTCCGCCGGAGACCTTCATCCCGCAGGCCGCCGAGCGGGTTCCCACCCGTGCGCCGCGCATGCCGAAGTTCGAGGACCTGCCGATGCCGGCTCAGGCCGAGATCCGGCAGGCGAGGGGTGACGAAGGCGAGGAGCATCCGCAGAAGACCCGGATGTCGCTGCTGCAGCGTCTCGCCAATGTCGGCCTCGGCCGTCGTGACGAGGAGAGTGAGCCGCCGATGTCGGGTCGCTCCGCCGCTCCAGCGATGCCGCAGATGCCGCCGCTGCCGGAACGGAAGCCGCAGCGGAACGTTGCCCAGCAGGTCGCGAGTCACGAATCGCCTGTCTCTGAGTACGCACGCCGTCCCGCTCCGCAGGGGCTGGACGTCCATGGCCGTCCCGCGCCTGTGGCCCCCGCGCCACAGGGCGACGACCATTTGGATATCCCGGCCTTCCTGCGCCGGCAGGCAACCTGA